Proteins encoded together in one Onychomys torridus chromosome 1, mOncTor1.1, whole genome shotgun sequence window:
- the Slc29a2 gene encoding equilibrative nucleoside transporter 2: MAREDSPRDSYHLVGISFFILGLGTLLPWNFFITAIPYFQGRLAGANSTAETPNTNHTGPTDTYNFNNWVTLLSQLPLLLFTLLNSFLYQCIPEAVRILGSLLAILLLFVLTAALVKVDLSPGLFFSITMASVWFINSFCAVLQGSLFGQLGTMPSTYSTLFLSGQGLAGIFAALAMLMSMASGVDAQTSALGYFITPCVGILLSIVCYLSLPHLEFARYYLAKKLSQAPAQELETKAELLQADAKNGIPISPQKADPALDLDLEKEPELELDLDEPQKPEKPSVFVVFRKIWLTALCLVLVFTVTLSVFPAITAMVTSSTSPGKWSQFFNPICCFLLFNIMDWLGRSLTSYFLWPDEDSRLLPLLVCLRFLFVPLFMLCHVPKRARLPNIFWQDAYFITFMLLFAISNGYLVSLTMCLAPRQVLPHEREVAGALMTFFLALGLSCGASLSFLFKALL, from the exons ATGGCTCGAGAAGACTCCCCTCGGGACAG CTACCACCTGGTCGGGATCAGCTTCTTCATCCTGGGACTGGGCACCCTCCTCCCCTGGAACTTCTTCATTACCGCTATCCCG TACTTCCAGGGGCGGTTGGCAGGGGCCAACAGCACAGCTGAGACCCCAAACACCAACCACACCGGTCCCACAGACACTTACAACTTCAACAACTGGGTGACGCTGCTGTCCCAGCTGCCTCTCCTGCTCTTCACGCTCCTCAACTCCTTCCTGTATCAGTG CATCCCTGAGGCTGTGCGTATCCTGGGCAGCCTGCTGGCCATACTCCTGCTCTTTGTCCTGACGGCAGCATTGGTGAAGGTGGACTTGAGCCCCGGGCTATTCTTTTCCATCACCATGGCATCCGTCTGGTTCATCAACT CCTTCTGTGCGGTGCTTCAAGGCAGCCTCTTCGGGCAGCTGGGCACCATGCCTTCCACCTACAGCACGCTCTTCCTCAGTGGCCAGGGCCTGGCTGGGATCTTCGCTGCTCTTGCTATGCTCATGTCCATGGCCA GTGGTGTGGATGCCCAGACCTCTGCTCTTGGCTACTTCATCACACCCTGTGTGGGCATCCTCCTCTCCATTGTGTGTTACCTTAGCCTGCCTCATCTG GAGTTTGCTCGATATTACCTGGCCAAGAAGCTGTCCCAGGCCCCAGCTCAGGAGCTGGAGACCAAAGCTGAGCTCCTCCAAGCTG ATGCAAAGAATGGGATCCCCATCAGCCCCCAGAAGGCAGACCCAGCTCTGGATCTTGACCTTGAGAAGGAGCCGGAGTTGGAGCTGGATTTGGACgagccacagaagccagaaaaaccTTCAGTCTTTGTTGTCTTCCGGAAG ATCTGGCTGACGGCGCTGTGCCTTGTGTTGGTCTTCACAGTCACCCTGTCCGTCTTTCCTGCCATCACCGCCATGGTGACCAGCTCCACCAGCCCCGGGAAGTGGA GTCAGTTCTTCAACCCCATCTGCTGCTTTCTGCTCTTTAACATCATGGATTGGCTGGGCCGGAGCCTGACTTCCTACTTCCTATGG CCAGATGAGGACAGCCGGCTGCTGCCCCTGCTGGTGTGCCTGCGCTTCCTGTTTGTACCGCTCTTCATGCTCTGCCACGTGCCCAAGCGTGCCCGGCTGCCCAACATCTTCTGGCAGGATGCCTACTTCATCACATTTATGCTGCTCTTCGCCATTTCCAACGGCTACTTGGTGTCTCTCACCATGTGCCTGGCACCCAG GCAGGTGCTGCCACATGAGAGGGAGGTGGCTGGAGCCCTCATGACCTTCTTCCTGGCGCTGGGACTGTCCTGCGgagcctctctgtccttcctctttaaGGCTTTACTCTGA